A portion of the Megalobrama amblycephala isolate DHTTF-2021 linkage group LG23, ASM1881202v1, whole genome shotgun sequence genome contains these proteins:
- the slc26a2 gene encoding sulfate transporter, with amino-acid sequence MPVEEVCDGVSAEDDAKTGSDVPFLLEERVKEKVPWKEVLRRKVGKKCSCSSARVKALLVDSIPIIKWLPRYQFKDWIIGDAMSGLIIGILLVPQSIAYSLLAEQDPIYGLYTSFFASIIYALLGTSRHISVGMFGVLCLLVGQVVDRELTLAGYSSDTNQTIMGIVDNSTGPICDRSCYAIMVGATLTFTAGVYQVLMGLLQVGFVSVFLSDSLLSGFATGASLTILTSQIKYFLGLHLPRVQGWGSLIKTWVSLLKNLGHTNICDLITSVICLLVLVPTKELNDRFKAKLKAPIPFELFVVIAATLASHFGKFKETYGSDVAGNIPTGFMPPQLPNWSLIPNIAVDAFSIAIVGFAITVSLSEMFAKKHGYMVDPNQEMYAIGFCNIIPSFFRCFTTSAALTKTLVKESTGCQTQVSGLVTALVLLLVLLVIAPLFYSLQKCVLAVIIVVNLRGALRKFVDIPQMWRVNRVDAIIWLVTMSASALVNTELGLLVGVLVSAFFVLGRTQSAQVLQLGQAGDRELFEDIGSYKGLQTQPGVAVFRYEAPIYYANQTLFKKSLYRSVGLDPLKEKARRRKLEKQKTQKQGVEDQKQEMDVSTNVYLLQHTSLHTLVMDCSPVLFLDTAGVNALKEVCKDYKELGVNVFLAQCNTSVIDSLRRGGYYDPKKGTKEIKFHTVSDAIAYAQSLKSQNGDCDTVV; translated from the exons ATGCCAGTTGAAGAGGTCTGTGATGGTGTTTCAGCAGAGGATGATGCTAAGACAGGGTCAGATGTTCCTTTCCTTTTAGAGGAGCGTGTAAAAGAGAAGGTGCCATGGAAGGAGGTGTTGAGAAGGAAGGTGGGAAAAAAGTGTTCCTGCAGTTCTGCTCGAGTCAAAGCCCTGCTCGTAGACTCCATCCCAATCATCAAATGGCTGCCGCGATATCAATTCAAAGACTGGATCATTGGGGATGCCATGTCTGGCCTTATCATCGGCATCCTGTTGGTTCCCCAGTCCATCGCTTATTCTTTACTGGCAGAACAAGACCCTATTTATGGGCTCTATACTTCCTTCTTTGCCAGCATTATTTATGCCCTGCTGGGAACCTCCAGGCACATATCCGTTGGGATGTTTGGGGTATTGTGTCTTCTGGTGGGACAGGTTGTGGATAGGGAGCTTACTCTGGCAGGATACTCATCGGACACCAATCAGACCATCATGGGAATTGTGGACAACAGCACTGGTCCAATCTGTGACCGAAGCTGCTATGCAATCATGGTGGGAGCAACCTTAACTTTCACAGCAGGGGTCTACCAG GTGTTAATGGGTCTCTTACAGGTTGGCTTTGTCTCAGTCTTCCTCTCGGACTCTCTGTTGAGCGGTTTCGCTACTGGCGCCTCTCTCACCATCCTCACGTCCCAGATAAAGTACTTTCTGGGGCTTCACCTTCCTCGTGTCCAAGGCTGGGGTTCGCTCATAAAAACCTGGGTCTCTCTGCTGAAGAATCTAGGTCATACCAACATATGTGACCTCATAACAAGTGTGATCTGCTTGCTTGTACTTGTACCCACGAAAGAGCTCAACGACCGCTTCAAGGCTAAGCTCAAAGCCCCTATTCCCTTTGAGCTATTTGTGGTCATTGCTGCTACTCTAGCCTCCCATTTTGGAAAGTTCAAGGAAACTTATGGCTCGGATGTAGCCGGCAACATTCCTACAGGGTTTATGCCGCCACAGCTTCCGAACTGGTCCCTCATACCCAATATTGCCGTTGATGCATTTTCGATTGCCATTGTTGGTTTCGCCATTACTGTGTCTCTGTCCGAGATGTTTGCCAAGAAGCATGGTTATATGGTGGACCCTAACCAGGAGATGTATGCCATTGGGTTCTGTAATATCATTCCTTCCTTCTTCCGTTGTTTCACGACCAGCGCCGCCTTGACTAAAACTCTTGTGAAGGAGTCCACTGGTTGCCAGACTCAGGTCTCGGGGTTGGTGACCGCCCTAGTTCTGCTGCTCGTCCTGCTTGTTATTGCACCTCTCTTCTACTCATTGCAGAA ATGTGTTCTGGCCGTCATCATAGTCGTCAACCTCCGTGGGGCACTGCGAAAGTTTGTGGACATTCCCCAAATGTGGCGTGTCAACCGTGTGGACGCTATCATCTGGCTGGTTACCATGTCTGCATCAGCACTAGTGAACACTGAGCTAGGTCTGCTGGTTGGAGTTCTGGTCTCTGCGTTCTTTGTGCTAGGCCGAACCCAGTCTGCCCAAGTCCTTCAGCTGGGCCAAGCAGGGGATCGTGAGCTCTTTGAGGACATTGGGTCTTACAAGGGCCTTCAGACCCAACCAGGAGTGGCTGTTTTCCGATATGAGGCTCCTATCTACTACGCCAACCAAACTCTATTTAAGAAGTCACTGTACCGCAGTGTGGGACTGGATCCACTTAAAGAAAAGGCCAGGCGTAGGAAACTAGAGAAGCAAAAGACTCAGAAACAAGGTGTTGAAGACCAGAAGCAAGAGATGGATGTGTCCACCAATGTGTATCTGCTACAGCACACCAGTTTACACACATTGGTCATGGATTGCAGTCCAGTGCTGTTTCTGGACACTGCTGGAGTCAATGCTTTGAAAGAGGTATGCAAGGACTACAAGGAGCTGGGAGTCAATGTATTTTTGGCACAATGCAACACCTCCGTCATTGATTCCTTGCGAAGGGGAGGCTACTATGACCCAAAGAAAGGGACCAAAGAAATAAAGTTTCACACTGTTAGTGATGCCATCGCTTATGCCCAAAGTTTGAAGTCACAGAATGGTGATTGTGACACTGTTGTGTAA